A genomic window from Thermococcus nautili includes:
- a CDS encoding carbon starvation CstA family protein: MNSAVIILLAGAIYLGMYFTYGKALQNKVVKADPNRPTPAHRLYDGVDYVPANPLVLYGHHFASIAGAGPIVGPAVAMAWGWLPGLLWVWFGNVFIGAVHDYLALMSSVRYDGKSVQWIAGKLMSKRTGVAFEVYIWFALLLVVAAFVAVTAKLLTITPQAATATLLFLVVAVILGYLLYKVKIDFKVATLIGIGLLIVAVWLGLKYPLVFVEGQTDTTSAAYTTAYHYWNIILMVYIIIAASLPVWILLQPRDYLNAYVLWFGLIFGGVAFILLAKNFTAPAFTSWSAHVVKGITSEGTKAVPSPFWPTIPLIIACGSLSGFHSLVGSGTTSKQLDNELHGLMVGYGGMFTEGFLATIVITAIAVYGVGLTGIPADKWATEYITKGGLGTFIGGYAKGVHDFYGVSETFGKTFATLWVSAFTLTSLDTATRLGRFAWQELFGMVTDTSKGIAKTLTNKWVASIIIAGLGTYLAWGAGYKVIWPAFSAMNQMLASIAMMTAALWVAKVQRAGKWSWAVLIPALFLWITVTAAIIWYLIYVPMVGQYLIAVKGALVVSLVLNLLLAWDFWVAWKRPTEEYTASAA; the protein is encoded by the coding sequence ATGAACTCCGCTGTAATAATACTGCTGGCCGGCGCCATCTATTTGGGCATGTACTTCACCTACGGCAAGGCCCTTCAGAACAAGGTCGTCAAGGCCGACCCCAACAGGCCAACGCCGGCCCACAGGCTCTACGACGGGGTTGACTACGTCCCCGCGAACCCACTGGTTCTCTACGGCCACCACTTCGCTTCAATAGCCGGTGCAGGACCAATCGTCGGTCCGGCGGTGGCGATGGCGTGGGGCTGGCTTCCGGGACTCCTGTGGGTGTGGTTCGGAAACGTCTTCATCGGTGCCGTCCATGACTATCTGGCCCTGATGTCATCTGTGCGCTACGATGGTAAGTCCGTCCAGTGGATTGCAGGAAAGCTAATGAGCAAGAGGACGGGAGTGGCGTTCGAGGTCTACATCTGGTTCGCCCTGCTCCTCGTCGTTGCGGCCTTCGTGGCGGTGACGGCAAAGTTGCTGACCATTACTCCCCAGGCGGCAACCGCTACACTGCTCTTCCTGGTCGTCGCGGTGATACTCGGATACCTGCTCTACAAGGTCAAGATAGACTTCAAGGTTGCGACCCTAATCGGTATCGGCCTGCTCATAGTGGCAGTCTGGCTCGGTCTCAAGTATCCGCTCGTCTTCGTTGAGGGACAGACCGATACAACTTCAGCCGCTTATACAACTGCGTACCACTACTGGAACATAATCCTGATGGTCTACATCATTATAGCGGCCTCGCTCCCGGTCTGGATTCTGCTTCAGCCCAGGGACTACCTCAACGCCTACGTCCTCTGGTTCGGCCTCATCTTCGGAGGTGTTGCCTTCATACTGCTCGCCAAGAACTTCACCGCACCGGCCTTCACCAGCTGGAGCGCCCACGTCGTCAAGGGAATAACCAGCGAGGGCACCAAGGCAGTTCCCTCACCGTTCTGGCCAACGATTCCGCTTATAATCGCCTGTGGTTCGCTCAGTGGGTTCCACTCCCTGGTTGGCTCCGGAACTACAAGCAAACAGCTCGACAACGAGCTTCACGGCCTCATGGTTGGCTACGGTGGAATGTTCACTGAGGGCTTCCTCGCCACGATAGTCATAACTGCCATCGCCGTTTACGGTGTCGGCCTCACCGGAATTCCCGCCGACAAGTGGGCCACCGAGTACATAACCAAAGGTGGCCTTGGAACCTTCATCGGGGGCTACGCCAAGGGTGTCCACGACTTCTACGGGGTCAGCGAGACCTTTGGAAAGACCTTCGCAACTCTCTGGGTCTCGGCCTTCACTCTGACATCACTCGACACCGCGACGAGGCTTGGCCGCTTCGCCTGGCAGGAGCTCTTTGGAATGGTTACCGACACGAGCAAGGGAATAGCCAAGACCCTCACCAACAAGTGGGTCGCCTCGATAATAATCGCGGGCCTCGGCACCTACCTCGCATGGGGTGCTGGATACAAGGTCATCTGGCCTGCCTTCAGCGCGATGAACCAGATGCTCGCCAGCATAGCCATGATGACAGCCGCTCTCTGGGTGGCGAAGGTTCAGAGGGCTGGCAAGTGGAGCTGGGCCGTCCTCATACCGGCGCTCTTCCTGTGGATTACCGTAACGGCCGCAATAATCTGGTACCTCATATACGTCCCAATGGTCGGTCAGTACCTCATAGCCGTCAAGGGAGCGCTCGTCGTCAGCCTCGTCCTCAACCTGCTCCTCGCC
- a CDS encoding pyruvate/oxaloacetate carboxyltransferase: MARVEIIDTTFRDAHQSLIATRMTTEDMLKIAETMDKIGFYSMEVWGGATFDVCIRYLKEDPWERLRLLREHIRKTKLQMLLRGQNVVGYRHYPDDVVEKFVELANKNGIDIFRIFDALNDVRNMEVAIKKAKEVGAEVQGAIAYTTGKIFTLEYYMKKVEELLRLDVDVITIKDMAGLLTPWKAYELVSEIKETYGVPVNVHTHSTTGMAVATYMKAVEAGADYIDTAISPFAFGTAQPGIQTIWHALPEAVGSHLDRELIHRVSRYLKKLLEEKYWGLLHKETLMVNPYVLKYQVPGGMFSNLIAQLKEMNALDRLDEVLEEIPRVREDLGWPPLVTPTSQIVGTQAVLNVLFGRYKQITQQVKDYIRGLYGRPPAEINPELKRLVLGDEEPIRERPGSLLKPQLEECRRKLEELGYLHKEEDVLTYCLFPEVALEFFRARAEGRVKVEPPKKASKVKIYVNGVEFEVGIEGVDLNALRYLSGVQGAVPAQVSAPSVVPAQVSTSAPAPVSAPAPSPAPASASPNTVTAPMPGKILRVLVSEGQEVKAGQGLVVLEAMKMENEIPAPKDGVVKKIYVKEGDTVNTGDPLVELE; this comes from the coding sequence TTGGCGAGGGTTGAGATTATAGACACGACATTCCGTGACGCTCACCAGTCGCTCATAGCGACGAGGATGACGACGGAGGATATGCTGAAGATAGCGGAGACAATGGACAAAATAGGCTTCTACTCGATGGAAGTCTGGGGTGGAGCGACCTTCGACGTCTGCATACGCTATCTCAAGGAAGACCCGTGGGAGAGGCTCCGCCTCCTCAGGGAGCACATAAGGAAGACGAAGCTCCAGATGCTCCTTCGCGGTCAGAACGTCGTCGGTTACAGGCACTATCCCGACGATGTCGTCGAGAAGTTCGTCGAGCTGGCCAACAAGAACGGAATAGACATCTTCCGCATTTTTGACGCCCTCAACGACGTCAGGAACATGGAGGTCGCGATAAAGAAAGCGAAGGAAGTCGGAGCCGAGGTGCAGGGAGCGATAGCTTACACAACCGGCAAAATCTTCACGCTGGAGTACTACATGAAAAAGGTCGAGGAGCTCTTAAGGCTCGACGTTGACGTCATAACGATTAAGGACATGGCCGGCCTGCTTACTCCCTGGAAAGCCTACGAGCTGGTCAGCGAGATAAAGGAAACCTACGGCGTCCCCGTTAACGTCCACACCCATTCCACGACTGGAATGGCGGTGGCGACTTACATGAAGGCCGTTGAGGCTGGGGCCGATTACATCGACACCGCCATAAGTCCATTCGCCTTTGGAACGGCCCAGCCGGGAATACAGACGATATGGCACGCCCTTCCCGAGGCCGTTGGAAGCCACCTCGACAGGGAGCTAATCCACCGGGTTTCCCGCTACCTGAAGAAACTGCTTGAGGAGAAGTACTGGGGGTTACTTCACAAGGAGACGCTCATGGTAAACCCCTACGTCCTTAAGTACCAGGTTCCCGGCGGAATGTTCTCTAACCTCATCGCCCAGCTCAAGGAGATGAACGCCCTCGACAGGCTCGATGAGGTTCTCGAGGAGATTCCGCGCGTTAGAGAAGACCTCGGCTGGCCCCCGCTCGTGACCCCGACAAGCCAGATAGTCGGCACCCAGGCCGTCCTCAACGTCCTCTTTGGCCGGTACAAGCAGATAACCCAGCAGGTCAAGGACTACATCAGAGGGCTCTACGGAAGGCCTCCCGCGGAGATAAACCCCGAGCTCAAAAGGCTCGTCCTCGGCGACGAGGAGCCGATAAGGGAGAGGCCGGGAAGCCTGCTCAAGCCCCAACTTGAGGAGTGCAGGAGGAAGCTCGAGGAGCTCGGCTACCTCCACAAGGAGGAGGACGTTCTAACCTACTGCCTCTTCCCCGAGGTCGCCCTTGAGTTCTTCAGGGCAAGGGCTGAAGGACGGGTGAAGGTCGAACCGCCCAAGAAGGCCTCGAAGGTGAAGATATACGTCAACGGCGTCGAGTTCGAGGTCGGTATCGAGGGAGTGGATTTGAACGCGCTCAGGTACCTTTCGGGGGTTCAGGGGGCCGTTCCGGCTCAGGTCAGCGCTCCCTCGGTAGTTCCCGCGCAGGTTTCCACATCTGCTCCCGCCCCGGTTAGTGCTCCTGCACCCTCGCCTGCTCCCGCGAGTGCTTCGCCCAACACCGTCACTGCCCCAATGCCCGGAAAAATCCTGAGGGTTCTCGTGAGCGAGGGTCAGGAGGTCAAGGCTGGTCAGGGTTTGGTTGTGCTTGAGGCTATGAAGATGGAGAACGAAATCCCCGCTCCGAAAGATGGCGTTGTGAAAAAAATCTACGTCAAAGAAGGCGACACCGTCAACACCGGCGACCCACTAGTAGAACTGGAGTGA
- the fba gene encoding class I fructose-bisphosphate aldolase gives MDAYQSVGIRRRLRRFFRRDGRALIFAMDHGFEHGPTDFEEHWEHVNPRIILRKVVRAGIDGVMMLPGIARIAGDEVKPNVGLMIKLTSKTNLRPKDEQLLQSQLGFVEDAVKLGADAIAATVYWGSPQEDVMMRQFAEIASYAHDLGFPVVQFAYPRGPYINEKYGRKEDYRVVMYGARAAAESGADMIKTYWTGSKETFAKVVDAAAGVPVLLSGGAKTENPVDFLKLVWDVIEAGGSGAVVGRNIFQRENPEPFIKALLRVIHRNEDPEEAAKAEGLL, from the coding sequence ATGGACGCGTACCAGAGCGTTGGTATTAGGAGAAGGCTCAGGCGGTTTTTCAGGAGGGACGGGAGGGCGTTAATCTTCGCGATGGACCACGGCTTCGAGCACGGACCAACCGATTTTGAGGAGCACTGGGAGCACGTTAACCCGAGGATAATCCTCCGCAAGGTCGTCAGGGCCGGGATAGACGGCGTGATGATGCTCCCAGGAATCGCGAGGATTGCCGGCGACGAGGTCAAGCCCAACGTAGGTTTGATGATAAAGCTCACCAGCAAGACCAACCTCCGCCCGAAGGATGAACAGCTCCTCCAGAGCCAGCTGGGCTTCGTTGAAGATGCCGTGAAGCTCGGCGCCGACGCGATAGCGGCGACCGTCTACTGGGGTTCACCTCAGGAGGACGTCATGATGCGCCAGTTCGCGGAGATAGCGAGCTACGCCCACGACCTCGGCTTCCCGGTTGTGCAGTTCGCCTACCCGCGCGGGCCGTACATAAACGAGAAGTATGGCAGGAAAGAGGACTACCGCGTCGTCATGTACGGGGCGAGGGCGGCCGCCGAGAGCGGTGCGGACATGATAAAGACCTACTGGACCGGCTCAAAGGAGACCTTTGCAAAGGTCGTTGATGCCGCCGCAGGAGTTCCCGTTCTGCTGAGCGGCGGTGCCAAGACCGAGAACCCAGTTGACTTCCTCAAGCTCGTGTGGGATGTCATAGAGGCCGGGGGTTCTGGAGCGGTCGTCGGGAGGAACATCTTCCAGCGCGAGAACCCGGAGCCCTTCATAAAGGCCCTTCTCAGGGTAATCCACAGGAACGAGGACCCGGAGGAGGCGGCGAAGGCCGAGGGCCTGCTCTGA
- a CDS encoding biotin--[acetyl-CoA-carboxylase] ligase, which translates to MEWRIIRLTEVGSTNDYAREIAEDVPEGTVVIARRQRAGRGRKGRNWVSPEGGLWMTAILKPRSSPEHIPKLVFVGALAVVDTLARYGIPAEIKWPNDVLVDGKKIAGILSECKLNSFALLGIGLNVNNRVPEELRDLAVSMAELIGRELKLEGVLDALLRSLSYWYSLFKSGQHGKILQSVRTRSSVLGKDVVILEDGEVVLRGRAVGIDDSGALLVDTGESVERVIYGDVSLRFP; encoded by the coding sequence ATGGAGTGGCGGATAATTCGGCTCACGGAGGTCGGCTCGACCAATGATTACGCGAGGGAGATAGCGGAGGACGTCCCAGAGGGAACCGTTGTAATTGCACGGAGGCAGAGGGCGGGAAGAGGCCGAAAGGGGCGGAACTGGGTTTCCCCTGAGGGAGGCCTCTGGATGACGGCGATTCTGAAGCCGAGGTCGAGTCCGGAGCACATTCCAAAACTGGTCTTTGTTGGGGCTCTAGCGGTTGTAGACACGCTCGCGAGGTACGGAATTCCCGCGGAGATAAAGTGGCCCAACGACGTTCTCGTTGATGGAAAGAAGATAGCCGGAATCCTGAGCGAGTGCAAACTTAACTCCTTCGCCCTTCTCGGAATAGGACTGAACGTCAACAACAGAGTTCCCGAGGAGCTCAGGGACTTGGCAGTTTCAATGGCCGAGCTCATCGGTCGCGAGCTGAAGCTCGAAGGAGTTCTCGATGCCCTACTCAGGTCTCTCTCCTACTGGTACAGCCTCTTCAAGAGCGGTCAGCATGGGAAAATTCTGCAGTCAGTTCGAACTAGGAGTTCGGTTCTCGGAAAGGACGTTGTCATTCTTGAAGACGGAGAAGTGGTGCTTAGGGGAAGGGCCGTTGGAATAGACGACTCGGGGGCCCTTCTCGTGGACACGGGGGAAAGTGTTGAAAGGGTAATCTACGGCGATGTTTCCCTTCGCTTTCCATGA
- a CDS encoding dicarboxylate/amino acid:cation symporter, producing the protein MGLLRKYLDYPVLWKILYGLILGAIFGLVAGHFGWMDFVATYIKPFGDLFVRLLKMLVMPIILASLVVGAASISPARLSRVGVKIILYYLATSAMAVFFGLIVGRLFNVGANVNLGSGTGKAIEAKSPSLVQTLLNIVPTNPFASLTNGAVLQVIFFAIILGIAITYLMNRQEERVRKSAETLLRVFDGLAEAMYLIVGGVMQYAPIGVFALIAYVMAKEGLKVVGPLTKVVLAVYLGLFLQIVITYFILLKVFGIDPLKFIKKAKDAMLTAFVTRSSSGTLPVTMRVADEEMGVDRGIYSFTLPLGATINMDGTALYQGVTVLFVANAIGHPLTLSQQLIVVLTAVLASIGTAGVPGAGAIMLAMVLQSVGLDLTPGSPVALAYAMILGIDAILDMGRTMVNVTGDLAGTTIVAKTEGELDESKWRD; encoded by the coding sequence ATGGGACTGCTGAGAAAATACCTCGACTATCCTGTTCTGTGGAAGATACTCTACGGTTTGATTTTGGGTGCGATTTTTGGACTTGTAGCGGGCCACTTCGGCTGGATGGACTTCGTGGCAACGTACATCAAGCCCTTCGGTGACCTGTTCGTTAGACTGCTGAAGATGCTCGTGATGCCGATTATACTTGCATCGCTCGTCGTCGGTGCGGCGAGCATAAGCCCCGCCCGCCTCAGTCGCGTCGGTGTCAAGATAATACTCTATTACCTCGCTACGTCCGCTATGGCGGTGTTCTTCGGCCTCATAGTCGGCAGGCTCTTCAACGTTGGCGCCAACGTCAACCTCGGCTCAGGAACGGGCAAGGCGATTGAAGCTAAAAGCCCCTCCCTCGTTCAGACGCTCCTCAACATAGTGCCCACCAACCCCTTCGCCTCACTGACCAACGGGGCGGTCCTGCAGGTCATCTTCTTCGCCATAATCCTGGGAATCGCCATCACTTACCTCATGAACAGGCAGGAGGAGCGCGTTAGAAAGTCAGCCGAAACCCTTCTCAGGGTCTTCGACGGCCTGGCCGAGGCGATGTACCTCATCGTCGGCGGTGTCATGCAGTACGCGCCGATAGGCGTCTTCGCGCTGATAGCCTACGTCATGGCCAAGGAGGGCCTTAAAGTCGTCGGCCCGCTCACCAAGGTCGTTCTTGCCGTTTACCTCGGTCTCTTCCTGCAGATTGTCATAACCTACTTTATCCTGCTCAAGGTCTTCGGCATTGACCCGCTCAAGTTCATCAAGAAGGCCAAGGACGCAATGCTCACCGCTTTCGTCACGAGGAGCTCGAGCGGAACCCTGCCAGTGACCATGCGCGTCGCCGACGAGGAGATGGGCGTTGACAGGGGAATCTACTCCTTCACCCTGCCCCTCGGTGCCACGATAAACATGGACGGAACTGCCCTTTACCAGGGTGTCACGGTGCTCTTCGTTGCCAACGCCATCGGACACCCGCTCACGCTGAGCCAGCAGTTGATAGTTGTCCTCACAGCGGTGCTCGCTTCGATAGGAACCGCGGGCGTTCCGGGAGCTGGTGCCATAATGCTCGCCATGGTCCTCCAGAGCGTTGGCCTCGACCTAACCCCTGGAAGCCCCGTTGCCTTAGCCTACGCAATGATTCTTGGCATTGACGCGATACTCGACATGGGCAGGACGATGGTCAACGTTACCGGAGACCTCGCGGGAACTACGATAGTTGCCAAGACCGAGGGAGAGCTCGACGAGAGCAAGTGGCGCGACTGA
- a CDS encoding CGP-CTERM sorting domain-containing protein gives MRKFGFLVVALLLVGIIAGGVSASNDYKEVQENEYWVSWDGSANVTLKTIFYSPEEMLNQTKESILKMGLKNATQLFISQEQQALSQLGLSLENATAEILGYNTTGPLVTVINGTIPNFARYYSYDNAWEISLDALRIVDLSRIDPTAVNGSMYLENYFTVHLPPGAKIENVTKGFKVESNGSYIQLDVNVTGDTVKAHSIIYLKKGITKDDLKVLYAKLEPVMIKYTGKAGVENYTTWEMRIYNNITVEGDKTILDTVEEYVKPEAYINYIKVQFAYQGLQQAEQSLYQRYAQMFQSKGIKVISGNVSILNVNSTGPLVVKYHWVLQGFVSKVNDTYIYDYDPKLELGNMSFPYRLNAAINETKVTRIKLPEGYEFVSLPKSIEVKTTAGSVVMKVTKLNDREVLIESNVYIRYGVPADAYKALMAQVPDNVEFKYVVKAEEGNGICGPALIVGLAVLPLLLRRRR, from the coding sequence ATGAGGAAGTTTGGATTTTTGGTGGTCGCTCTTCTGCTCGTCGGAATTATCGCGGGAGGAGTTTCAGCGTCCAACGACTACAAAGAGGTGCAGGAGAACGAGTACTGGGTTTCATGGGACGGAAGTGCCAACGTAACTCTGAAGACGATATTTTACAGTCCCGAAGAGATGCTGAACCAGACCAAGGAGAGCATACTCAAAATGGGGCTCAAAAACGCGACGCAGTTGTTCATCAGCCAGGAACAGCAGGCCCTCTCACAGCTCGGTCTAAGCCTAGAAAACGCAACCGCTGAAATCCTCGGCTACAACACAACCGGGCCCCTCGTGACCGTGATAAACGGCACCATACCCAACTTCGCGCGCTACTACTCCTACGATAACGCCTGGGAGATTTCACTAGATGCTTTACGCATAGTTGACCTTTCAAGGATTGACCCGACTGCAGTTAACGGCTCGATGTACCTCGAGAACTACTTCACCGTGCACCTTCCCCCGGGAGCCAAGATTGAAAACGTAACCAAGGGCTTCAAAGTTGAGTCCAACGGCAGTTACATCCAGCTGGACGTCAACGTTACCGGGGACACAGTTAAGGCCCACTCGATTATCTACCTTAAGAAGGGCATTACAAAGGACGACCTGAAGGTTCTGTACGCCAAGCTCGAGCCGGTCATGATTAAGTACACGGGAAAAGCCGGTGTGGAGAACTACACCACCTGGGAGATGAGGATATACAACAACATAACCGTCGAAGGCGACAAAACAATCCTCGACACCGTTGAGGAGTACGTCAAGCCGGAGGCATACATTAACTATATAAAAGTCCAGTTCGCCTACCAGGGACTTCAGCAGGCAGAGCAGAGTCTTTACCAGAGATACGCCCAGATGTTCCAGAGTAAAGGCATAAAGGTCATCTCCGGCAACGTCTCAATACTCAACGTCAACTCAACGGGGCCGCTGGTTGTGAAATACCACTGGGTTCTTCAGGGGTTCGTGAGCAAGGTCAACGACACGTACATCTACGACTACGACCCGAAGCTTGAACTCGGAAACATGAGCTTTCCATACAGGCTCAACGCGGCCATCAATGAGACGAAGGTTACCAGGATTAAGCTCCCCGAAGGCTACGAGTTCGTTTCACTCCCCAAGAGCATAGAGGTCAAAACAACGGCAGGCAGTGTCGTGATGAAGGTAACCAAGCTCAACGACCGCGAGGTTCTCATAGAGAGCAACGTGTACATTCGCTACGGCGTCCCGGCCGATGCTTACAAGGCTCTTATGGCCCAAGTTCCAGACAACGTCGAGTTCAAATACGTTGTCAAAGCCGAAGAAGGAAACGGCATCTGCGGACCGGCCCTTATAGTTGGCCTCGCCGTTCTGCCGCTCCTCCTCAGGAGGAGGCGCTGA
- a CDS encoding 50S ribosomal protein L39e — MSRNKPLAKKLRLAKANKQNRRVPVWVIVKTNRKVLTHPKRRHWRRTKLKE, encoded by the coding sequence ATGTCAAGGAACAAGCCGCTCGCCAAGAAGCTCAGGCTCGCGAAGGCTAACAAGCAGAACAGGCGCGTTCCCGTCTGGGTTATCGTTAAGACGAACAGAAAGGTTCTCACCCACCCGAAGAGGAGGCACTGGAGGAGAACCAAGCTCAAGGAGTGA
- a CDS encoding 50S ribosomal protein L31e, with the protein MPIEPGQEVIFVVPIRKIKKRVPRWKRAPRAARFVREWIARHAKAEEVKLDPAVNEKLWERGAEKPPNKLRVKVVVEVVDGKRVAKVSLA; encoded by the coding sequence ATGCCGATTGAACCCGGTCAGGAAGTCATATTCGTCGTTCCCATCAGGAAGATAAAGAAGCGCGTTCCGCGCTGGAAGAGGGCCCCGAGAGCGGCTCGCTTCGTCCGCGAGTGGATAGCGAGGCACGCCAAGGCCGAGGAGGTCAAGCTCGACCCGGCCGTCAACGAGAAGCTCTGGGAGCGCGGAGCGGAGAAGCCACCCAACAAGCTCCGCGTTAAGGTCGTGGTCGAGGTAGTTGACGGCAAGAGGGTTGCGAAGGTCTCCCTGGCCTGA